A stretch of DNA from Oryza brachyantha chromosome 4, ObraRS2, whole genome shotgun sequence:
GTTTTTTCCATCGCGTCTGGATGCGGGTGGGGGGGCGTCAAGACGTGCGCGCGGCGACCTGTACATGAAGATGTCGCCGGAGAGCGACTTGCAGCAGAGGGAGCACTCCTCGAGGAAGTGGTGGATGGGGGCGACGTCCGACTCGTGGACGTAGAACATGGACGACGGCTTCACGGCACCGCTCCCCTTCatgccgacggcggcgcggcgttgctggctagctagcaagCAAGGCCTGCCTGGGCAGGAGCGGGTCTTGGCACGAACTGCACGTCAAGGAGGCTCGGCCGGCTTGCAGAGCTCCGGTCCGCCGGAGGAACGTACAAATAGGCCGCCGGCCAGCCCCATTTTTAGCCACGGGAAGACAAGGAGAGGCTGGGAATTGACACTGTCCGACGGCAAACCTATGAATAGCAGAGGACGCCAATCAACGCAGCATGATACACATGGGAAAATTGCGTTTGCTCTCTATCGGTTTTGTGATTCTTGTTTACTGCAAAATTTGGTCCAACTCTGCTAGCCGCCGGAGATTTAGCGAGGAAATGGGAGCCGTTCAAGGCGTCTGTGCATTGTGACAAATTGTTAATTATGGACAACGAGCAGGGGGTTAAAGTTTAAAGACAGCATAGATATCACAGATTCGAAGAGATGAACGTGCTTCCCTTGGCGCGTGATTCTTCCTTACAGATAGTAGTACATTAGTTGTAATATTTTTCACCTACCTTAATAATCAGTATGTCGTATGGACATAGGAAGGAATCACGATCTACGTTTTTTAACGTTATGCTTCAGTTTTACTGCGTGCTACAAAAGTATTCTGTCATGGTTGCAAGAAACATTCTCCAATCTGCTGTTGGTGTCGCACTGGCAAACtttgttttcttcctttttctttctctgacGAAATGCGTGTGCTGATAATTTTACCACCGACTGACCGGCATGTTGAAGTACTGTATGCTCTAGTACATTCgcttaattttatgtttgataaatcaaattttaaatattaaaacttaaattttgagttaaattaggatttttaacatttacttttagattactaggATCACACAAATGCTATAAGACTTTAATACAAAGAATTTATTAAGCCATAAATCGAAACTATATTGCTAATATGTCTAGCTCACATGTGTAACATGCTAGTACATGTGAATACACCTCAACatgtatttttagaaattataCGTGGATCCTACCTGTATATATCCCACTTGTCCATTTACTATCTAGGTCATTTTCTTGACAACTACGCCCTGAAGAAGCGAACATTTCTCATCGCCTTCACCGGTGTCTGTTACTCTTGAATCTCGACACGACAGCAGCATACGTCAACTTTTGAAAACCGTGGTGCCACTAATCCCACTGAAATCACCGTCCACTCCCTCTCGTTTCAAATAATTGACACATGTTATCGTTTATCTAGaaactttaactattcatccttttttaaaaaatattatatatattaaaaaatattatatttgtgatATATGACGTATAAACATACATCAGTataactttaattaattattaactaattgtttaattgttaatcaaagttactttaatattaataattaatcgtgataagtaaataaagacGAAGACAGTATTTATCCACCCTTTCCTGGAGAGGGATGTTTCAGGCTTTTAGCCCTTCCCAGCCGAGCCGAGATAGAATCCAGCTTCGCCACAGCAACACTCTCTCGTGAGCCGTGCCTGTGATACCATTGTTCGACGCATTCCGAATGAGTAGCAGTAGCATGCATCCTATGGGTCAAGATCGTCTTGCGTAAACACAAAGATGTTAATTGTTTGGCTGGCatattgataaataaaaataatttataaataatattttacatatgtatttttatcaataaaacagaaaagtaaactctgataaaaaaactcaaaatcaacccaaaatttaaagtttaaaattaaaattttggtttataaatataagcggaATCAAAAGGATGGGTTAAAAAGACATAATAAGTGATATATAGACTCCACCATTCACAGATCTATATAGGCCGCGTTCCGCACACTAGCTTAGTTAACTAAGctcctctcgttttccgcgcgcacgcttcctgaactactaaacggtgtaattttttgcaaaaattttctatagaaaagttgttttaaaatcatattaatctatttcatatttttaataatttatacttaattaatcatgtactaatctattagtacgttttccgtgccgggGCATAATTTAACTTATACCCCACCACCGAACACGGCCATAGTAGTAACCAATGTCACTAAGAAATTTAAGTTAGAGGATCTTCTTTCGCAACACGTGATGCACCGTGATTATGCTTGTAGTAACAGCTAGcgctaagagcaggtacaatagcaggctataagccagctataagcatattttaaagagataagaggagagaaaagagaggtgagctactaatttatagtctgCACACGCCCTCCAAAACAagatgtgtgtatgacatataagaccatgtattaatgttttataggtaactatcgtataagttaactattagattgactatagatgaattggagttaatagttagctatactattgaacttgctctaaaccGTTTTAAGTTAGCGTGGTTAGTACcagtactactagtagtaacAGGTTAGCCCTCACATGTTTCAGACTGATAGAGAGCTGTAGCTAAGCCAAGCGTGTAGCGGGCAGAGGGAGCACGAAGGAGGAGGCAGCAAGCACAGCGAGGCTCCGGCACGTGCGGCCGCGCGGGGGGACGCACCACCGAACCACCGGCACACACGCACACGGCGATATGCCCTCGTCTCTCGCTGGCGCGGCCGCGAGCTGGTTCGCTGGCTGGGAGGAGGGCGTAACGTGGCGAGGGAATCCGGGATcgttttttccattttttttttctttgggtaTCGCCAAGGCCCTAGATTGCCTAAAAGGATTCTCGGTTGCACATGGGGCGCAGCTTGGGGAGCCACACAAACGGTGAAAAATCTACGCCACGGCCGAGGATGATTTTGTTAATCTCTCtggttttgttttgtaataaGGTCCTGAGTACGCAGTAATGCCAACATGCTTTGTGTAGTTTAATTCTGTTGATGGTGAGAGAGCGTAGGGCGTGACGTCATCTGCTACAGACTACAGAGAACGTGATGACGCCGCTACATGTACTGATGTACCTACCGGAATACTTTGCCCTTTGCTTATTCTATCCTGGCTGCTggggctgacatgtgggcacCGTGTTTAAATTGTTTCCTTTGGGCCATCTGTCAGACAGGGTTGATTAGGAGATATtgtgtttataaaatttacaatgctttgggataaaaaacaaattctgCTAGTTGCTAGCCATTAACCTCGTGTAAGTTTCCGGGAAGCAAGATGCACGAATGACATAACATAGCCACGAAAAACAAAGCACAAAGCCTGCGTTGCTTTCTTCCCTTCTTTATTACCTTTCCGACTTTTTCGTCCTGGAGCAGACGGTCTGTGTTACAATTCACGGCCGATATTTCCTCAGCGAGGAACTGAAAGAACAAATCACCTCTGACCATTGATGACCGGGCCAGCAGCCGCAGGCGCAGGGGATAGCATGTTTATGCACAGTagcaggcggcgacgacatTAAATTTCTGAATGAATTCTGTCGAGAAGGGGAACTGAATAATAACCGCTTGAACTGTATTTTCATCAGAAAAACCATGTAATTGCGGCTGCAGGACCTGCAACATCGTCAGCTCTCGCAGTGCAAGAAAACAACTCGACGAAGAACGAGCATGTAGGAGACAGCATGGAGTAACGAAATCAACCGAGCTGATGAGAAATCGGAGAGAGCTATTTACGCCTCTCGCTTCTTCCATATCAACAGATTACAGGTTACATTACAAGCGCACACAAACGAGCACCGGTTGCACGGACGCGCCATATTCTTGCGATTTGCAACCGagcaaagaaacaaaaattcaCACACTGAATTGGCTCTTCATCTCCTTGTTGCGGAGATCAAAAGGAAAGGGAGCCGATCCGTTTGGTTGCGACAGAGGACGCAGTCCGTGGAACTGTTTGATCCGTGTGTGCTCGATTGGATCTTTCTCCATCCGCACGGACGGCCATGGACGAACTGTCTCCTCATGCCTTCGGTTCTTGAGCTTCTGCTAAGATCTATTGTTTCGCGACCAAAACTGTTTACCACGCCCAGACCGGGATCCTCGGGTGGCTCTGCTTCTTCTGCCTCTGTCTCTCCTGCTCTGCCCTCCCCGTCTGCTTCGATCTCTGTTCTCTCGCCTCGTCGATCTCGATCTGTTCCTGCCTGCACTCCTCGCTACAGAAGGGCATGTCGCCTCTGCAAGAGCAGAGAGAATCACAACGCCGTCAGAAACTGAAACTGATTGATTGTTCAGGTTCAGGCCAGTATATGCGCAGGTGCAGTAGCAGTGCTGAATATTTACCTGTACATGAAGATGTCTCTGTTCCCGCCGAGGGGTCTCCGGCATCGGAAGCAGATGTCGAggtagtggtggtgggcgaggatgtcgccggcgtcgtcgcaCGGGTCGCAGAAGAGGCGGCCGCCGGGCCGCCgaggcgacgacgccggcTTGACGGGTGAGGCGGAGTGGCCGGAGAAGCCGGCCTCGATGTCGTCCTGGATGGAGGCGGGGTGGTAGCGCGCCATGTCTTGGCTCGGTTTCTTTGGCAAAATGAGCTCTGTGTTTTCTCGTTTCTCTAGTCGGGGAGAGGGAAGCGATGGCGGAGTGGGAGAAAAGAAGCAACGCGGGTTATATCATGGAGGACTGGAGGGCAGGGTTCCCTACCGTGCGAGCCGCCAAAACTACGGTACCGCGGTCTCGCGGATTCCACACGGTAACCATAAAAAttgtgatgaatttgaatcaaaaaaatagaatttaaaCTCGTGCGGTTTTCGCGGCTTACTGCGCGGTAAGCCGCGAAAACTGCGGTAACTACTTACTGgaacaacacatgagaaccgcggcttaccgcgcggttttttAGCCAAAACCGCGGTTAGCGCGAGGAGACCGCAGATgcgatgtcaaatgcaaaattttttaaaaaaaatctaaaaaaatacataaaaaataagaaaatattttgtgactatatttatgataataggacatgttatagggaaaacaagaaaatttcacatgacattttctaaattcttgatattgcaacatacaaacatataccgacatatcacccttcaccaaataattcactccaataacaagtaaggacaactttattttgattactgcgtcacaactatatcTACTActcattattacaaataaaacttatgtatgtactaagatgcacgtataatttttctaaatatatatttttcatatatccatcgttgtatatttgtatttcaacattatgtacccaaGTATCtaagtgtaaattaataatgactcaacacaatatattcttgaccatcttcctataaaatattacttgcaataggctattttttaattttgtttcccgaaatactcgtttatgatttttaattacaccaggaataatttttttattaatttctttgacaaaactacactatatatcaacatatacaacatatattttttaattaaatttcctcaaaatttttaaattcttcttaaatttaaactcggttatcGCAGCTTATCGAAGCCGTGCCTCGGCGGAggcgcggttaccgcggttaccgcgacgTGAACCTGCTGGAGGGAGATGGAGGGGTTGGAGAATTTTTCCGACTTGAACCTCCGTTGTTTTGTTAATTTCTATGCAAACTTGTGAGTTTTGGTTGTGCGTTATTGTGTACTACCCTCAAGATGTAATCaggtttagtttatttagcatatattattatgttattcttgaataaataagaaattgtTAGGATGGATGTGGCAAAATgagaataattttaaatgtgaattttttactatgaataaatttttaatgtttagtaatacatgtttatatttagtacatgatttaaatattagaatgCTTATATGGAGTCGTTACTGAATCTACATAAACATTGGGCTTTTCTGCAAGACAGGATAATTGCGGAGCCTTTGTATAGCCTTCCAACCTATCATATGATTCTGGCAGAAACTAGTATAGAATGCTTGGCTAACATCTGTGAGTTGTTTATGCACAAATCTCAATCTCTATTCGAGCGTATAGAGCGGTATACTTGTATTTGCTCCGTGACGACACCAAGGAAAACAACAAGCACTATCAGatgaaaaagtaaaaaaaaaaaaagattgctGCCTGAGACAGAGGGACCAATGGCATGGCTTCCGCATATGAAGTGATGGTTGCACTTGACAGTCCCACAATTACTTAACTGGGTCATGGTCAAATATTTACGGAAAACcagcattttttaaaataaagtggCACTATTATGGTGTGCGTCATTGTGCATCTCTCCCGTATGATCGAAAATAAAGCAATAATGTATAAACACAGATTTGTGCGTCTGtgtacaaaatatttatatatttatatgagaaAAATGACTTCTAGTTTGGGTGATCGGACATCTTTAATGTCAtggagaaaacaaaattatgtaCAAATATGTGCATATTTTTTGTACTATTGCGGTGTAACTGGTTGTGCATCTCCCTTCTATATTTGAAACGAAAGTAATATTGCATACACTAaagtttgtgttgttatataaAAGCACTGAATTTGagttaccaaaaaaataacagcTTCATACCAGGTGCGAGAGTGCCATCGTTATGATAAAGgcagtattttttaatagcttATATCTTAGTATACAAGACAACAGaataattagcatataataattatgtattgcAAACttgatattatatttttataaaaagaataaaaactCTTTGTGAAAGCCATCCCATCCAGCATTATGGGGAGAgtgctactgctactgctaAACGAGGAAGTAGCTCCCTCCAAATAAGCCCGAAAGAAAGCAgactttaaaaaacatcacctcaaagttcaataatatatatatttgtatttgaaaATCGTGAGTGGGACAAATATCGATTTAAACAACTCCTAAATTCACCTGCCCAGCAAAGGAAACCTTTATCAATTGGACCCCGCGTAACATAGCGTATCGCACGCTCTCTCTAGAAGGCGTCAGGTCAGGTCAGGTCAGGTCAGGCGACCAAGTTGCACGGACGCAAGGCTGTCATCCTTGAGTGCCGCTGGCTGTGAACCAGCCCGCCCCGTGGTCTGGGCCCGGCCGCACCACTAAAAATTTGCACTACTCCTGCTGCTCAGCGAGCAAGCTGGGTGATCCACGAGGTGAATTCTCTAAGGGCATGCATTGTGCAGGTCATtttctcagaaaaaaaataccgcGTAGGATGAAGCTGTGCACTCTTCACATTCACAGTACACAGTACACAGTGCCTTAGGTGGGtctcataaaaatatcttctttttttctgtcaCTCCACCGTTCCTTccggcctcccctctctctttccctctcGAGTCTCGAGAGATCTGGTGATGCGGCGCATGCAGCGGcccacagcggcggcggcggaggaggagttgGGTAgcacgtcgacgacggcggcccaTGGAGAGGAGCTcgacgggcgcgggcgcgagctgttcagcggggggggggggggggggggggggccgGGGGGAGCTCAGCAGCGGTGGCGCgagctcctcggcggcgggcgagctCGACAGCGGTGGCGGAACCCTCGGGCAGGGCGCGGCAGTCGGGGGCACCGgatctcggcggcgacggtgctcTGGGGCGGGGCGCGGGAGCTCGGCGTTGAGGGAtctcggcgacggtggcggcgtccCCGAGCCCTCAGGTGGGGCGGGGCGTggcggagctcgccggcgctagatctcggcggcgcggcgccctcCGGGGTCTTGCTCTCATCGTCGAGCTTGGTGTCGGTGAATTTGAgcctgagcggcggcggcacaacCTCGGCGACGACCTCGGGGCATTCCTCTTCTCCCTTCTACTTTTTTGCTTTCACTGAGAAAGTTCTGACAGAGCCACCAACTTCTGCAGAGGGAACGCGCCCCTCCCCAAGACCACGGTCCACAGCTATTTGTCATACGTGCTCCGACGTGGTGGGCTAAAGCGGCACGCAACGTCGGAGCATAGTGCATGCTCTAGCCAACCCGGCGATCTGACAGGAGTACGTATTCTTCTCACCAATCCACCGAGCCGACTTGACGGACTGAACAATTCTGGCTCTCAGCTGCCTCTGCAAGTAGATCGCCCTAGTGGCCGGTGGTTGGCTCCTGGTTTTTGGTGGCCGCATTACGCACTGATCCTCTCACACTCAGCACCACCAAAAGGATCAAGCAGGTgatggtttggtttttcatatttacagacaaaatatatataaataaaacacatatatattcttagcgatccaaaagcttttctaaaaatacttcagtttaaaaactccaaaattaactataaatttaatattataatatttaaattttagcttataaacgtCGCGAAGAAAAGCACAGCCGGTGCAGCTGCTTGATTTGACAACAATTCTGCTCAACCTGAAGGGAAAGGGGGACACGGCCAATTGCGATCTTGGGAGGTTAATTTACTCGAAAGAAACCGGCCAATTGGAGGCCTGGCCCCTACTTTGCtttgccttttctttctttttttttttcttttctacctTGTTCGTTTGATGCACCGTGTGCTGCGTTGATGGCCTCTTTTTTAAGCGTGCCATGCAACTGGGTGATAAAGCTATCGGTGCATGATTCGCCTGCATGAGAGAATGCGACACTGATGGGATAGGCAATGAAATGCAAACTATGCGGGTAGTAGCGAGGGATCCATTGTTTTCGGTTGCTTTTAACCTGAAAACTACGagcttacatttttttaaagaggTACTACGAACTAGTTGGAGTAACGTGACACATTTGTTCAAGTAGAAACTGAAATAATATACGTACAATACAATGTTGCATATGGATCCCGGTGATTGTGATCACCCATACCTCCAaactgttttttataaatggcATTTATACGCTTATGACACACTCATAAGGGGCTACCATACATATGTTGGTAACATTTTCATTGTGCAGTTTTCAAATgtttgtttgatatttgtgCCACACATCTAACTATAACCCGTTCACTTTTTTCCTTCCTCCCTCCGCAACTGAATAAGTTAGTAAAAGGTAAAAAACCTGCTTTATAAATATCAGacatgaaacttttatatataaataatttgtatgAAATACTGTTTAGaagtatgaaaaatatggCAACAAAAATCCAATTCAATGTTTATCTCAAACGCAACCTATGTTAGACTCTTTGGTtgttttaatttctttctaTCCAAATTATTCATCAGCTTTTTATACACATGCTTATCAAACTactaaaatgtatttttttaatcaaaagtttatatatatagaagctgaccatctcatatatatatatatatatatatatatatatatatatatatatatatatatatatatatatatacttttaactTCCTCAGTATTAATTATATCGTTTGTTCTACGAAATTACTACCAGAAAATCAAATATTCTTATATATTTCATCTTCATTTAACGAAAGAACCAACCTTTTATCCTTAATTTTCCATCTCCAGTACCACATAGAAGTACTTTAAGGGGTGATAAATTggcttttaagaaaaaaatcaaacgtcaTCTGTGCAAATGAAAGGTAGTTTATAAAGAAAACtacatatatgttcttagcaatctaaaagcaaaagtagaaaataaagtatgatttaaaaaatctcaaaataaggTCAagatttaaggttaaaaattcaaattggcttataagcatcagcagaagaaaaaaaaggttgtaAATATCGCCAAAAGGCTTATAAGCATCAGcggaagaaaaaaaggttGTAAGGTTAAATATTCAAGATGAAATTTTGCTAGTGTTTGGCGACCATCAAGGACTTAGATACAAATACAAGAAAGTCGAAGGAAGATTGGAATACATGTATTACATGGACCTCCGTGTAAAGTTCCATCTTctttttctagaaaataaaatccttATTGATTGCTTATACATCATTCATCCGCGCGGTATGGCATTGCTAAGGTCGCTTTCTTTGACACCCAATACATTGGATGGCACCtttcataataaaaaagaatctcTCACTATCATGTTCTTGCGAACCAGTCTCACCACCCCTAATTTTTATAACACAAATCAGAGGCAACTCCAAGTCATCAACTACCTTTATTAAGTTGGGAGTAGGTCTCATGTTATTGATGTCAATTATTGGAGAATTTTTTAGCGCCTTTGattggccttttttttttggtgcttACTTCACTCCTCACACCATAAAACGAGAGCATTTTATTCCTACGCTgagaaatatatgtttttttctgcATCCAGGATGTTCTTAtaggagtgattgtttggtttcttttatagaaaaagataaacgacatatttataaataaaaaataatttatgaataagttttttatagacatatttttaacgataaaaagtcaaaaatgaaacctataaaatcaactctaaatttaatattaaatcataaacagaaagaaaaaaatatatatatttttctaataaacgAGACATCTGAATGCTAGTCGCTTCTGCCCGCTGGTTTCATCGACGAGCTTGACGGATACCTGTTTTTGTTTCGACTTGCACGTCAGTATCACCGGCGAAGCCAGTGGCCACCGCACGCAGTATAATGCAGTATCGTGGGCGTACGTCGCCTTCAGatggccatttttttttcctctccacAAGTTGTTTTGTGCAGATTGCTGGTGCTTTTACGACGTGAGATGCTGCCGCGACGGAACCTGAAAATCGCTAGATTCACACACAGTGAAA
This window harbors:
- the LOC102717979 gene encoding FCS-Like Zinc finger 1-like, encoding MARYHPASIQDDIEAGFSGHSASPVKPASSPRRPGGRLFCDPCDDAGDILAHHHYLDICFRCRRPLGGNRDIFMYRGDMPFCSEECRQEQIEIDEAREQRSKQTGRAEQERQRQKKQSHPRIPVWAW